One genomic region from Podarcis raffonei isolate rPodRaf1 chromosome Z, rPodRaf1.pri, whole genome shotgun sequence encodes:
- the STPG3 gene encoding protein STPG3, protein MGRVNIAQLWKMEFQQKHIKFMAQMYLDTSQKRNTKSQLLLKRHHHLHRGRLSRESSSTPFLPEIQFGKQSSGRISPEGRLSMAVNTDSPGPAAYSACSANFRQTSAPSYTFGLKSPSKEGGGRRSWQKSWFLSNNPFIKKVDFSNETNWPSPFHYGQPLDVKPANLPNSPHFTMGQKGEFTLVSKNNMMDPAPNKYNTESAYKHVMFRSPSIIISPARNTMHKWARKDTTPGPGTYNVERGHIARLPCSPSFFIQGVRRPKKHETGPFSTL, encoded by the exons ATGGGGCGAGTCAACATTGCCCAGCTGTGGAAAATGGAGTTCCAGCAGAAACACATCAAGTTCATGGCCCAGATGTACCTGGACACCAGCCAGAAAAGGAACACCAAATCTCAGTTGCTTTTAAAGAGGCACCACCATTTGCACCG GGGTCGCCTGAGCAGAGAATCTAGCTCAACACCGTTCCTCCCAGAAATTCAGTTcggaaagcagagca GTGGTCGCATATCCCCAGAAGGCCGCTTGTCGATGGCAGTGAACACGGACAGCCCTGGGCCAGCAGCTTACTCGGCCTGCAGTGCGAACTTCCGGCAAACCAGTGCTCCATCCTACACCTTTGGGTTGAAGTCACCTTCTAAAG AGGGCGGCGGACGGCGTTCTTGGCAGAAGTCTTGGTTTTTGAGCAATAACCCGTTCATTAAGAAAGTGGATTTTAGCAACGAGACCAAT TGGCCCTCTCCTTTCCACTACGGCCAGCCCCTGGATGTCAAGCCAGCCAACCTGCCAAACAGCCCCCATTTCACCATGGGACAGAAGGGAGAGTTCACTCTTGTCAGCAAAA ATAATATGATGGATCCAGCACCCAATAAGTACAACACAGAAAGTGCATACAAACATGTGATGTTTAGATCACCCTCTATCATCATCAGCCCTGCACGAAACACTATGCACAAGTGGGCCAGGAAAG ACACCACCCCTGGTCCTGGCACTTACAATGTGGAGAGAGGGCACATCGCTCGCCTACCTTGCTCCCCCAGCTTCTTCATCCAAGGCGTGAGGCGACCCAAGAAGCACGAGACAGGGCCATTTTCAACGCTGTGA
- the RPL12 gene encoding 60S ribosomal protein L12 yields the protein MPPKFDPNEIKVVFLRCTGGEVGATSALAPKIGPLGLSPKKVGDDIAKATGDWKGLRITVKLTIQNRQAQIEVVPSASALIIKALKEPPRDRKKQKNIKHSGNVSFEEIVNIARQMRHRSLARELSGTIKEILGTAQSVGCNIDGRHPHDVIDDINSGAVECPPS from the exons ATGCCGCCCAAGTTCGACCCCAACGAGATCAAAGTCG TTTTCTTAAGGTGCACTGGGGGCGAAGTTGGTGCCACTTCAGCTCTGGCTCCAAAAATTGGGCCACTGGGTTTG tCTCCCAAAAAGGTGGGTGATGACATTGCCAAGGCTACCGGCGACTGGAAGGGCCTGAGGATCACGGTTAAGCTGACCATCCAGAACAGGCAAGCTCAG ATCGAGGTggtcccatcagcctctgccttgATCATCAAAGCTCTGAAGGAGCCTCCCCGTGATCgcaaaaagcagaaaaaca TTAAGCACAGCGGCAATGTCAGCTTTGAGGAGATTGTGAACATTGCCCGGCAGATGCGGCACCGATCCTTGGCCCGGGAACTCTCAG GAACCATTAAGGAGATCTTAGGAACAGCCCAGTCTGTTGGCTGCAATATCGATGGGCGACACCCTCACGATGTAATCGATGACATCAATAGTGGTGCAGTTGAATGTCCTCCA AGCTAA